From the Salinimicrobium tongyeongense genome, one window contains:
- a CDS encoding lysylphosphatidylglycerol synthase transmembrane domain-containing protein: protein MKKKIFRFAKTFLPLLLGIFLIWYSLSSATPEERRELWNNILLADLKWVYLSVFCGILSHLSRAYRWKYLLEPLGYKPRLANSFMAVMGGYLANLGVPRSGEVLRGATISTYENVPFDKAFGTIVSERIADLAMVLLITTFGFLIQTENLINYFDANNINPFISIGILLVLIIIGVIFLNLIRRSNHPLMLKIKDFARGLLEGMRSIVRMKKKKEFIFHTLFIWIMYLLMFYVIKYAIPETNSLSLAGFMAAFIVGSVAITTTNGGIGVYPIAMGAVLLLFGVNQQAGEAFGWIMWGSQTLMVVILGGLSLLFLPLYNQKK from the coding sequence TTGAAGAAAAAAATCTTCAGGTTCGCGAAAACTTTTCTTCCCCTGTTACTGGGTATTTTTTTGATATGGTACTCCCTTAGCAGCGCAACCCCCGAAGAGCGCCGGGAACTGTGGAACAACATTCTGCTTGCCGATCTAAAATGGGTTTATTTAAGTGTTTTCTGCGGAATACTTTCCCACCTTTCCCGTGCTTACCGCTGGAAGTACCTCCTGGAACCTCTGGGGTATAAACCCCGCCTGGCCAACAGTTTTATGGCCGTTATGGGTGGCTATCTCGCTAACCTGGGCGTACCGCGATCGGGCGAAGTATTGCGTGGCGCAACAATTTCAACCTACGAGAACGTTCCGTTTGACAAAGCTTTTGGAACCATAGTTTCAGAAAGGATTGCCGACCTGGCAATGGTGCTTCTCATCACCACCTTCGGCTTTCTCATTCAAACCGAGAACCTCATCAATTACTTTGATGCCAATAACATCAACCCCTTTATTTCTATAGGCATCCTGCTTGTGCTCATCATTATTGGCGTTATTTTTCTCAATCTCATTAGGCGCTCCAATCACCCTTTAATGCTAAAGATCAAAGACTTTGCCCGGGGCTTGCTGGAAGGCATGCGCAGCATTGTAAGGATGAAAAAGAAAAAAGAATTCATTTTTCATACCCTTTTCATCTGGATCATGTACCTACTCATGTTCTACGTGATTAAATACGCCATCCCCGAAACAAATTCCTTATCGCTGGCAGGTTTTATGGCCGCCTTTATCGTTGGTTCTGTAGCCATTACCACCACAAATGGCGGAATTGGCGTTTATCCAATCGCCATGGGGGCCGTACTCTTACTTTTTGGGGTCAACCAGCAGGCCGGCGAAGCTTTCGGCTGGATCATGTGGGGGTCGCAAACCCTCATGGTAGTTATTCTTGGCGGACTTTCCCTCTTATTTCTTCCACTTTACAATCAAAAGAAATAA
- a CDS encoding alpha/beta hydrolase-fold protein, protein MKKLYIFTYLFLVVQLSFSQTLYKTINSSKLGEQRELKIQLPRNYEQNSDKIYPVIIVLDGDYLFEPMAGNVDYYSYWDEIPESIVVGVNQLRSRNDDCTYDPKNFLPEKKGAQFFEFLGMELLPFIDNNYRTSRFVAIAGHDITSNFINYYLFKPQPIFKAYINLSPHFAPEMSNRIAESLSKAESPFWFYLATGSNDVAELRKQATAFNQQMAAIKNNNLHYGFGNFEAANHYTLIANALPRALEHIFQTYKPINLEEYDKMIALEGSALDFLLEKYELIENNFGLRKLVRINDYLAVGKALEYREQWDELEKLGELAQKQYPNMALANYYLARSYEASGKTKKAMKTYQSAYGKEEVAFITIDFMLKKADLIKQDFGY, encoded by the coding sequence ATGAAGAAATTATACATTTTTACCTACCTGTTTTTAGTCGTACAGTTAAGTTTTTCACAAACCCTTTACAAGACCATAAATTCATCGAAACTTGGAGAACAAAGGGAGCTCAAAATTCAGTTGCCACGCAATTACGAACAAAATTCCGATAAAATTTATCCGGTGATTATCGTGCTCGATGGAGATTACCTGTTCGAACCTATGGCCGGAAACGTAGATTATTATTCTTACTGGGACGAGATCCCCGAAAGCATAGTGGTGGGCGTAAATCAGCTTCGAAGCAGGAATGACGACTGCACTTACGATCCTAAAAATTTCCTTCCGGAAAAAAAAGGAGCTCAATTTTTCGAATTTTTGGGCATGGAACTCCTGCCCTTCATAGACAACAATTACCGCACCTCAAGATTTGTGGCCATTGCAGGACATGACATCACCTCCAACTTCATAAACTACTACCTCTTCAAACCCCAGCCTATTTTCAAGGCTTACATCAATTTAAGCCCTCATTTTGCCCCCGAAATGAGCAACAGGATCGCCGAATCCCTTTCTAAGGCCGAAAGCCCGTTCTGGTTCTATCTGGCCACCGGCTCAAACGATGTAGCCGAACTCAGGAAGCAGGCCACAGCCTTCAATCAGCAAATGGCTGCCATTAAAAATAATAACCTGCATTACGGTTTTGGGAATTTTGAAGCCGCCAATCATTACACCCTTATTGCCAATGCGCTCCCCCGGGCCCTGGAACACATTTTTCAAACCTACAAACCCATAAACCTCGAAGAATACGACAAAATGATCGCCCTTGAAGGCTCTGCCCTCGATTTTCTCCTTGAAAAATACGAGCTTATTGAAAATAATTTCGGGCTCCGAAAACTGGTAAGGATCAATGACTATCTCGCCGTGGGAAAAGCTCTCGAATACCGTGAACAATGGGATGAGCTCGAAAAACTGGGTGAACTTGCCCAAAAACAGTATCCCAACATGGCCCTGGCAAATTACTATCTTGCCCGCTCTTATGAAGCCAGTGGCAAAACCAAAAAAGCCATGAAAACCTACCAAAGTGCATACGGAAAAGAAGAAGTGGCCTTTATTACGATAGATTTTATGCTGAAAAAAGCCGATCTAATTAAACAAGATTTCGGTTATTAG
- the radA gene encoding DNA repair protein RadA has protein sequence MAKPKTLYFCQNCGTQHSKWQGQCNSCREWNTLVEEVVQKTEKKSWSSEATPGVHKIAKPLRISEIEVSKEERLKTNNQELDRVLGGGIVPGSLTLLGGEPGIGKSTLLLQISLNLSFKTLYVSGEESQQQIKLRAQRINPDSDNCFILTETKTQNIFQQIEKLQPEIVIIDSIQTLQTDFIESGPGSISQIRECTAELIKFAKETATPVILIGHITKEGSIAGPKVLEHMVDTVLQFEGDRNHVYRILRAHKNRFGSTNELGIYEMQGNGLREVSNPSEILISKNEEDLSGTAIAATLEGMRPLMIEVQALVSSAVYGTPQRSATGYNAKRLNMLLAVLEKRAGFRLGAKDVFLNITGGISVDDPALDLAVVAAILSSNEDIAVPKDISFAAEIGLAGEVRPVTRVEQRILEAEKLGFSSIVVSSQNKFPKNKFGIKVQKASKVEDVVSFLFG, from the coding sequence ATGGCCAAACCCAAGACCCTGTATTTTTGCCAAAACTGTGGTACACAGCACAGCAAGTGGCAGGGCCAGTGCAATTCCTGTCGGGAATGGAACACACTGGTTGAAGAAGTAGTACAAAAAACCGAAAAAAAATCCTGGAGCAGCGAAGCTACACCCGGGGTTCATAAAATAGCAAAACCGCTGCGGATTTCTGAAATTGAAGTATCGAAAGAAGAGCGGCTCAAAACCAACAACCAAGAACTGGACAGGGTGCTGGGCGGCGGCATAGTTCCCGGCTCCCTCACCCTTCTTGGCGGCGAACCGGGGATTGGGAAAAGCACCCTGCTCCTGCAAATTTCGCTGAATTTATCTTTTAAAACATTGTACGTTTCGGGTGAAGAGAGTCAGCAGCAAATAAAACTTCGGGCCCAGCGTATCAACCCTGATTCCGACAACTGCTTCATCCTTACCGAAACAAAGACCCAGAACATTTTTCAGCAAATAGAAAAGCTGCAGCCAGAGATTGTCATCATTGACTCTATTCAAACCCTTCAAACCGATTTTATTGAAAGCGGGCCCGGCAGCATCTCTCAAATTCGCGAATGCACGGCCGAGCTTATAAAATTTGCCAAAGAAACAGCCACTCCGGTGATCCTCATAGGCCACATCACCAAGGAAGGAAGCATTGCCGGGCCAAAAGTCCTCGAACACATGGTTGATACCGTGCTCCAGTTTGAAGGCGACCGCAACCATGTGTACAGGATTTTAAGAGCGCATAAAAACCGCTTTGGCTCCACCAATGAACTCGGCATTTATGAAATGCAGGGGAATGGCCTTAGAGAAGTGAGCAATCCTTCTGAAATCCTTATTTCCAAAAATGAAGAAGATCTGAGCGGTACGGCCATAGCCGCCACCCTTGAAGGCATGCGGCCTTTGATGATCGAGGTGCAGGCGCTGGTGAGTTCGGCGGTTTACGGCACGCCGCAGCGGTCGGCGACGGGTTATAATGCCAAGCGCCTCAATATGCTGCTGGCGGTTCTCGAGAAAAGGGCAGGTTTCAGGCTGGGCGCCAAAGACGTCTTCCTGAATATTACCGGCGGAATTTCTGTTGATGATCCCGCCCTTGACCTGGCTGTGGTAGCCGCCATCCTCTCTTCCAATGAAGACATTGCCGTGCCCAAGGATATCAGTTTTGCGGCCGAAATTGGCCTGGCGGGCGAAGTTAGGCCCGTAACCCGTGTGGAACAGCGAATTCTTGAAGCCGAAAAACTCGGCTTCAGCAGTATTGTGGTTTCTTCCCAAAATAAATTTCCCAAGAATAAGTTCGGCATAAAAGTTCAGAAAGCTTCAAAAGTGGAAGATGTGGTGAGTTTTCTCTTCGGATAG
- a CDS encoding OmpA/MotB family protein — protein sequence MNRNLFFALLSSSVLLSSCVSSKVYKDLEDRYAQLQEENSELAREFDDLAARFRQNENDLAALQAEYETTKAERDRLQQEYNSTKASYEKLKTSYDALEANSSSALAENSRRNRELLAELDAKEEALLQEKNRLEKLQKDLAARSKRVEELESLIAAKDAKMNALKNAISKALVNFEGKGLTVEQRDGKVYVSMENKLLFSSGSWAVGSEGRKAVQQLASVLAQNPDIAVLIEGHTDNVPYNGNGQLTNNWDLSTKRATAIVQLLLENSGINAENLTAAGRGEYAPVASNDTAEGRAKNRRIEVILTPKLDEINRLLQEPEFE from the coding sequence ATGAATAGAAATCTTTTTTTTGCTCTTTTGAGCAGCTCGGTTTTACTTTCTTCCTGTGTTTCTTCAAAAGTGTATAAAGACCTTGAAGACAGGTATGCACAATTACAGGAAGAGAACAGCGAACTTGCCAGGGAATTTGATGATCTGGCAGCCAGGTTCCGCCAAAACGAAAATGATCTTGCCGCTTTGCAGGCTGAGTATGAAACCACCAAAGCCGAAAGAGACAGGCTGCAGCAGGAGTACAACAGCACAAAGGCAAGCTACGAGAAACTGAAAACTTCTTATGATGCCCTAGAAGCCAACAGCTCTTCGGCCCTGGCCGAAAATTCCCGGAGAAACCGCGAACTTCTAGCCGAGCTTGATGCTAAAGAAGAAGCTTTGCTTCAGGAAAAAAACAGGTTGGAAAAACTTCAGAAAGACCTCGCGGCCCGGTCAAAACGGGTTGAGGAACTCGAAAGTCTGATCGCTGCAAAGGATGCAAAAATGAATGCCCTCAAAAATGCCATTTCCAAGGCCCTTGTCAATTTTGAAGGGAAAGGCTTAACCGTAGAGCAGAGGGACGGAAAAGTCTATGTTTCCATGGAAAACAAGCTCTTGTTCAGTTCAGGGAGCTGGGCAGTGGGTAGCGAAGGCAGAAAGGCCGTGCAGCAACTTGCCTCTGTACTTGCTCAAAACCCCGATATCGCCGTTCTTATTGAAGGCCACACCGATAATGTTCCTTACAACGGAAACGGGCAACTCACCAACAACTGGGACCTTTCTACCAAACGTGCCACGGCCATTGTACAGCTGCTGCTCGAAAATTCGGGAATCAATGCTGAAAACCTTACCGCAGCCGGCAGGGGCGAATATGCGCCTGTAGCTTCAAACGACACTGCCGAGGGCCGTGCAAAGAACCGAAGGATCGAGGTCATTCTCACTCCTAAACTCGATGAAATCAACAGGCTGCTTCAGGAGCCAGAATTCGAATAA
- a CDS encoding DUF4270 domain-containing protein: MAVVFLLGACEDDFQTLGSDVIGEPGFNANVYDETLISAHSYDLPPVQTNSLPLNLLGVYTDDVFGTQEAGILSNLELGSLDPSFGTDAVIDSVVLTIPYFSHEVLRNNEVEYALDSIYGNTPISLSVYESKYFLNTYDPDSNFEQAQKYYSNLEPKIMNNINPEPIYERDNFIPSPKGYVEYTVNDMGVVDTVSRGPALRIMLNNDFFQEKIIEKAGTSALLNQDNFKNYFRGLYLKAEKAGDGGTMMLLNLLGEDAGISIYYKTKIVDGNDSDGDGDREELIEGRRSYSLKFGGVRVNTFEQEAPQFDDQNLYLKGGEGSMAVIDLFSGPDANNDGVSDELEALRDNDWLINEAHLEFFVNRDYIGNLNEAERIYLYDLNNNSILADYVLDASGQPNNAGSVSNDRHLEPLERDENGNGISYKMRITRHIDQLLNKDSTNVKLGLVVTQNVNLISTYRVLPEANPEVERIPGGALLTPEATVLYGPNAQNEDKRLKLKIYYTEPKN, from the coding sequence ATGGCTGTTGTTTTTTTGTTAGGTGCTTGCGAAGACGATTTCCAAACCCTTGGTAGTGATGTTATCGGGGAGCCCGGTTTTAACGCCAATGTGTATGATGAGACTTTGATCTCTGCACATTCTTACGATCTTCCTCCGGTACAAACCAACAGTTTGCCGCTTAACCTGCTGGGAGTTTATACCGATGATGTCTTTGGAACCCAGGAAGCCGGCATACTGTCTAATCTTGAGCTGGGTTCGTTAGATCCTTCCTTCGGGACCGATGCGGTGATTGACAGCGTGGTGCTCACCATTCCTTATTTTTCGCATGAAGTGCTTAGGAATAACGAAGTAGAATACGCCCTTGATTCTATCTACGGAAATACACCAATCAGCCTTTCGGTTTATGAATCTAAGTATTTTCTGAATACCTACGATCCCGATTCTAACTTTGAACAAGCCCAAAAATATTATTCCAATCTGGAGCCAAAGATCATGAACAACATCAATCCGGAGCCAATTTACGAGAGGGATAATTTTATTCCTTCCCCCAAAGGCTATGTAGAGTATACCGTAAATGACATGGGAGTTGTAGATACGGTGTCTAGAGGGCCGGCTTTAAGGATTATGCTGAACAATGATTTCTTCCAGGAAAAAATCATCGAGAAAGCAGGTACTTCGGCTTTGCTTAATCAGGATAACTTTAAGAATTATTTTAGAGGGCTTTATCTAAAAGCTGAAAAAGCAGGAGATGGAGGTACAATGATGCTCCTCAATTTACTGGGTGAAGATGCCGGGATCTCTATTTATTACAAGACAAAAATAGTTGACGGCAACGATTCCGATGGCGATGGTGACAGGGAAGAGCTTATAGAAGGAAGAAGGTCTTATTCGCTTAAATTTGGCGGAGTGCGCGTAAATACTTTTGAGCAGGAAGCACCGCAATTTGATGACCAGAACCTCTACCTTAAAGGCGGGGAAGGTTCTATGGCGGTCATAGATCTTTTCTCTGGGCCCGATGCAAATAATGATGGGGTTTCCGACGAACTTGAAGCCTTGAGAGATAATGACTGGTTAATTAACGAGGCACACCTTGAATTTTTTGTGAACAGGGATTATATTGGCAACCTTAACGAGGCTGAAAGAATTTATCTTTACGATCTAAACAATAATTCTATTTTGGCCGATTATGTTCTGGATGCAAGCGGGCAGCCAAACAATGCGGGCTCAGTTTCCAATGATCGCCACCTCGAACCTTTGGAAAGGGACGAGAACGGGAACGGGATTAGTTATAAGATGAGGATTACCCGCCATATTGACCAATTGTTGAACAAAGATTCTACCAATGTCAAACTCGGGTTGGTAGTGACACAAAACGTGAATTTGATTTCGACTTACAGAGTTTTGCCAGAAGCCAACCCCGAAGTAGAAAGAATTCCCGGAGGAGCGTTGCTTACGCCTGAAGCCACTGTTCTTTATGGCCCAAATGCACAAAATGAAGACAAGCGCCTCAAGCTTAAGATTTATTATACAGAACCAAAGAATTAG
- a CDS encoding exodeoxyribonuclease III has protein sequence MKIISYNVNGIRAAIKKGFIDWLESTNADVVCLQEIKATPDQFDQEPFENLGYKYNSWFPAVKKGYSGVAILSKEEPKNVVFGTGIDYMDFEGRNVRVDFEDFSVMSMYLPSGTNIARLDHKLQYMADFQKYVDELKQEIPHLVICGDYNICHEAIDIHDPVRLKNTSGFLPVEREWIGNFIKSGFIDSFRHFNSEPHNYSWWSYRAGARGKNKGWRIDYHMVSEPLKDRLKRALILPDAQHSDHCPVLVELD, from the coding sequence ATGAAAATAATTTCCTACAACGTAAACGGAATTAGGGCTGCCATTAAAAAAGGTTTTATAGACTGGCTTGAGTCTACCAACGCCGATGTGGTTTGCCTGCAGGAAATAAAGGCCACGCCCGATCAATTTGACCAGGAGCCTTTTGAGAACCTGGGCTATAAATACAACTCCTGGTTTCCGGCGGTTAAGAAAGGCTATAGCGGGGTTGCAATTTTGAGCAAAGAGGAGCCCAAAAATGTGGTTTTTGGAACCGGGATAGATTACATGGATTTTGAAGGCCGCAATGTGCGGGTAGATTTTGAAGATTTTTCGGTAATGAGCATGTACCTGCCATCGGGAACCAACATTGCCCGCCTGGACCATAAACTGCAGTACATGGCCGATTTTCAGAAGTATGTGGACGAGTTGAAGCAGGAGATCCCGCACCTGGTGATTTGCGGAGATTACAATATTTGCCATGAAGCAATAGACATCCACGACCCGGTAAGGCTTAAAAACACTTCCGGATTTTTACCTGTAGAAAGGGAATGGATCGGGAATTTCATCAAAAGTGGCTTTATCGATTCCTTCAGGCATTTTAATTCGGAACCGCATAACTACTCCTGGTGGAGTTACCGCGCGGGTGCCCGCGGTAAGAACAAAGGCTGGAGAATTGATTACCACATGGTGAGCGAACCGCTTAAAGACCGGTTGAAACGCGCCCTTATTTTGCCCGATGCACAACATAGCGACCACTGCCCCGTTCTTGTTGAATTAGATTAA
- the panC gene encoding pantoate--beta-alanine ligase yields MQILKEKEALRTQVRALKNDQRSIGFVPTMGALHEGHLSLIKQALSTCDKVVVSIFVNPTQFNNLEDLQKYPRTLEKDVALISQLSDDVIIFSPAASEMYGDSISSEEFSFDGLEHQMEGKYRKGHFNGVGTIVKRLFEMVEPDKAFFGEKDYQQLQIIRKLVEKQKLNVEVIGCPIYREENGLARSSRNERLSPGERQNAAFIYQILQKVKSDFGIKSAQDITHWVSSQFESQPGLQLEYFEIANADDLVSVQEEDMTKKYRAFIAAYSGDIRLIDNIALN; encoded by the coding sequence ATGCAGATTTTAAAGGAGAAGGAAGCGCTTAGAACGCAGGTTAGAGCCTTAAAAAATGACCAGCGCAGCATAGGTTTTGTTCCTACCATGGGAGCATTGCACGAAGGCCACCTCTCTCTAATCAAACAGGCCCTTTCTACTTGTGATAAGGTAGTTGTGAGTATTTTTGTGAACCCTACGCAGTTCAACAATCTGGAGGATCTTCAAAAATATCCGCGCACCCTGGAGAAAGATGTAGCCCTTATAAGTCAGTTAAGCGATGATGTTATCATCTTTTCTCCTGCGGCATCCGAAATGTATGGCGACAGCATTTCTTCGGAAGAATTCTCCTTTGATGGCCTGGAACACCAGATGGAAGGCAAATACCGGAAAGGACATTTCAACGGCGTTGGCACCATAGTAAAAAGGCTGTTTGAAATGGTAGAGCCCGATAAAGCCTTTTTTGGAGAGAAAGACTACCAGCAGCTACAAATTATCAGGAAACTTGTAGAAAAACAAAAACTGAATGTTGAAGTAATAGGCTGCCCTATTTACCGGGAAGAGAACGGGCTCGCCCGAAGTTCCCGAAATGAAAGGTTAAGCCCCGGCGAACGACAAAATGCTGCATTCATATACCAGATCCTGCAAAAAGTGAAGAGTGATTTTGGCATAAAAAGTGCTCAGGATATCACCCACTGGGTGTCAAGCCAGTTTGAATCCCAACCCGGCCTGCAGCTCGAATATTTTGAGATAGCCAACGCAGATGACCTGGTGAGTGTGCAGGAAGAAGACATGACAAAAAAATATCGCGCCTTTATTGCCGCCTATTCGGGTGACATCAGGTTAATTGATAATATAGCTTTAAATTAG
- a CDS encoding glycogen/starch synthase: MKDKRILYVSSEVIPYLPETEISSMSFEAPRMVNNQGGQIRIFMPRFGNINERRHQLHEVIRLSGMNLVINDLDMPLIIKVASIPKERMQVYFIDNEDYFKRKATLTDEEGNLFPDNDERAIFFAKGVIETVKKLNWSPDVIHVNGWLSSLLPLYLRNYYGNEPLFNEAKIVTSVYNQDFDGTLDNQMYKKVLFDGLENEQVKHLKKPSYVNIMKTAVDNSDAVVIAGDNIPDELKKYLSKLDKPVLGYKNREEFAQAYQEFYTTKVLS; encoded by the coding sequence ATGAAAGATAAGAGGATATTGTACGTATCATCTGAAGTTATTCCCTACCTGCCCGAAACCGAAATTTCATCTATGTCTTTTGAAGCCCCCCGAATGGTTAACAACCAGGGAGGCCAAATTCGCATCTTTATGCCCCGGTTTGGGAATATCAATGAGAGAAGGCATCAGCTTCATGAGGTCATTAGGCTTTCCGGGATGAACCTGGTTATCAATGATCTTGATATGCCTCTTATTATTAAAGTTGCTTCCATTCCCAAAGAGAGGATGCAGGTGTACTTCATAGACAATGAAGATTATTTTAAGAGAAAGGCCACCCTTACAGATGAAGAGGGAAATCTCTTTCCCGATAATGATGAAAGAGCCATCTTCTTTGCAAAAGGGGTGATTGAAACCGTGAAGAAACTCAACTGGTCACCAGATGTTATTCATGTAAACGGCTGGCTGTCTTCATTGCTGCCGTTGTACCTTCGCAATTACTACGGAAATGAGCCTTTGTTCAACGAAGCAAAAATTGTGACCTCTGTATACAATCAGGACTTCGATGGAACGTTAGATAATCAAATGTATAAGAAAGTATTATTTGATGGTCTTGAAAACGAACAGGTGAAACACCTGAAAAAGCCATCTTACGTGAACATAATGAAAACAGCGGTAGATAATTCTGATGCTGTTGTTATTGCCGGAGATAATATTCCCGATGAGCTAAAGAAATATTTGAGTAAACTTGACAAGCCGGTATTAGGCTATAAGAACAGGGAAGAATTTGCCCAGGCTTATCAGGAATTCTATACCACAAAGGTGTTATCTTAA
- the panD gene encoding aspartate 1-decarboxylase: MQIHVVKSKIHRVKVTGADLNYIGSITIDEDLMDAANIIEGEKVQIVNNNNGERLETYAIPGPRNSGEITLNGAAARKVAKGDILILITYAIMDIEEAKKFKPSLVFPNEETNLLN, encoded by the coding sequence ATGCAAATCCACGTTGTAAAATCAAAAATTCATCGCGTAAAAGTAACCGGTGCAGATCTTAACTACATTGGCAGTATTACCATAGATGAAGATCTTATGGACGCAGCCAACATTATTGAAGGTGAGAAAGTACAAATTGTAAACAATAATAACGGCGAAAGACTAGAAACCTACGCTATTCCCGGGCCGCGCAACAGCGGCGAGATCACCCTTAACGGGGCTGCCGCCCGCAAGGTGGCAAAAGGCGATATCCTTATTCTTATCACCTATGCCATAATGGATATTGAAGAAGCCAAAAAATTTAAGCCTTCTCTTGTTTTCCCTAACGAAGAGACAAATCTCCTGAATTAA
- a CDS encoding GNAT family N-acetyltransferase: MPSKNVIFEKLSSAHLKELKELSRRTFSDAFGDQNKAEDLQAYLNNAFSDEQLKTELLNPLSEFYFAKRKVETLGYFKINLGNAQTEFKDEDAMELERIYVKSEFQNQKTGQKMLDTVIEMAVQRKMKYLWLGVWEHNRRGISFYLKNGFEAAGSHPYMVGNARQTDKIMKLFF, translated from the coding sequence ATGCCATCCAAAAATGTCATTTTTGAGAAGCTTTCTTCAGCCCATCTTAAAGAGCTGAAGGAGTTGAGCCGAAGAACTTTTAGCGATGCCTTTGGAGACCAGAACAAGGCTGAAGATCTCCAGGCCTATCTCAATAATGCCTTTAGCGATGAGCAGCTCAAAACCGAACTGCTCAACCCGCTTTCTGAATTTTACTTCGCAAAACGGAAGGTCGAAACCCTTGGTTACTTCAAAATAAATTTAGGTAACGCTCAAACCGAATTTAAGGATGAAGACGCCATGGAACTGGAACGAATTTACGTGAAAAGCGAGTTTCAGAACCAAAAAACAGGACAGAAAATGCTTGATACCGTGATAGAAATGGCCGTACAGCGAAAAATGAAATATTTGTGGCTGGGGGTTTGGGAACATAACCGGCGCGGCATCAGTTTTTACCTGAAAAATGGGTTTGAAGCTGCCGGAAGCCATCCTTATATGGTTGGAAACGCCCGGCAGACAGATAAAATCATGAAGCTTTTCTTCTGA
- a CDS encoding peptidoglycan DD-metalloendopeptidase family protein: protein MNTSGKLHFTALLVLLFLAVSCSRMNKAKDLFSKPTAREQYARNFKNDPAAYARWEKSFENALFDSITVTPPYFEAGKFTATGDHIYTYNISLNPGESLRAEVQTDSLKPLVFIDLYRKKTDSAASYEQVESAEFGATEIQYETKQPGIFKILLQPEINSTSAFSVKIVKEPVYSFPVANKSNAAVQSLWGAARDGGRRSHEGIDIFAPRGTPVLAATAGRISSTGNKGLGGKQVWLRDSKRGNSLYYAHLDSIIARPGMRVKAGDTLGLVGNTGNARTTPPHLHFGVYQAYGGAQDPLPYVFKPSPPAVFIPKSDNIFLLATGSANLRKGPSTKAEIGSRASTNDTLQLLGETPHWYHTRLKDENFFIHKSLASPL from the coding sequence GTGAATACTTCAGGAAAACTACATTTTACGGCACTGCTGGTATTGTTATTTCTGGCGGTTTCCTGTTCCAGGATGAACAAAGCCAAAGATCTTTTCAGCAAACCCACTGCGAGGGAACAGTATGCGCGCAACTTTAAAAATGATCCAGCAGCCTACGCCCGCTGGGAAAAAAGCTTCGAAAATGCCCTTTTTGACAGTATAACTGTTACGCCTCCTTATTTTGAAGCAGGAAAGTTTACTGCTACAGGAGACCACATTTACACCTACAATATCTCCCTCAACCCGGGGGAAAGTTTACGGGCAGAGGTGCAAACCGATTCACTCAAACCTCTTGTTTTTATAGACCTGTACCGGAAGAAAACAGATTCGGCAGCGAGTTACGAGCAGGTGGAATCGGCCGAGTTTGGAGCCACTGAAATACAATATGAAACAAAACAACCTGGAATCTTTAAAATCCTCCTTCAGCCGGAAATCAATTCCACTTCCGCATTTTCAGTTAAAATAGTTAAAGAGCCGGTTTACTCCTTTCCGGTAGCCAATAAAAGCAATGCGGCAGTGCAGAGTTTGTGGGGTGCTGCGAGAGACGGCGGCCGCAGGAGCCATGAAGGAATTGACATTTTTGCCCCCAGAGGCACACCTGTACTTGCGGCCACTGCCGGCAGGATATCTTCAACCGGGAATAAAGGTTTGGGCGGAAAACAGGTCTGGCTGCGCGACAGCAAACGCGGAAACTCCCTCTATTATGCACATTTAGACAGCATCATTGCCCGCCCCGGAATGCGTGTAAAAGCAGGGGACACGCTTGGGCTTGTGGGCAACACCGGAAATGCCCGCACCACCCCGCCACACCTGCATTTTGGCGTTTACCAGGCTTATGGAGGCGCACAGGATCCTCTGCCTTATGTCTTCAAGCCCTCCCCTCCGGCTGTATTTATTCCGAAGTCAGATAATATATTTCTATTGGCCACGGGCAGCGCTAACTTGAGAAAAGGCCCTTCCACCAAAGCTGAAATTGGCAGCCGTGCCAGCACAAATGATACTTTGCAGCTACTTGGGGAAACGCCCCACTGGTATCACACCAGGCTTAAAGATGAAAATTTCTTCATCCATAAAAGCCTGGCGTCACCCTTGTAA